One Caldicellulosiruptoraceae bacterium PP1 genomic window, GTATAATGATAAATATGATGTGATACTTAAAGAACCAATTAAAAAAGGCACTACTTGGTATTCAAAAGATAGAAATAAAAGATATATTAATGCTATAAACAAAAAAATTAATACTCCTTTCAAAAATATTCAAGGGGTTGAAGTTATTACTGAAGGTAAGGATTATAAGATTTATGATTACTTTGTTAAAAACTTAGGTCTTGTAAAAACAGTATTCGTAGCTAACCAATCATCAATAGAAACCACTCTTGAAAAAATCGAGAAGAATGCATTAGTTACTCAAATTGTTAAATTTTACTATCCGAATATTAATAATAATAAGATTGAATATGAAGAAAAAATGGTTAGTTTTCAAACAAATGATTCTGTCCCTGAAAAATTCTTAATGTATTTAAGAAATCCTTCTCAAAAATCTCACTTTAAAATATTTGATAGTAAAACAAAAATAAACAAGTTAATATTAAATGATAACATAGCTATTTTAGATATATCTTCAGAATTTATAAATTATTTAAATAGTATAAAACAAAAAACTTTGATACTTCAAAGTCTTGTTAACACTTTTGGAAATTACTATAATGTTAATAAAGTAAAAATAATTGTAAATAATAACGTAATATATGAAAATAAAATTAGCTTAATGAATCATTAAATTTGATATTATTATAAAATAATGTGGTATATATAAAATTAAATATATTTATAGGAAAGGTGTTCTTAAATGAAAAATATTAGTAATACTGATAAAGTAATCAGAATTATTATAGGCATTATTTTATTAAGTCTTCTGTTTATTTTAAAAGGTAATATAAAATTTATCGGTCTAATTGGACTCATTCCATTAATAACAGCATTTTTAGGATTTTGTCCACTTTATAAAGTTTTAGGCATTAGCACCTTAAAAAAGAAATAAGGTAAAAGAGGATGTTATTTGATACATAAACATCCTCTTTTTTAATGTAGCTATTATATAAAAAATAATTTATTTTTATTTACCTTTAATATAAAATCTTTCATATAATAACATATTAATTAAATTGGACATTAATATTATAAATTGCTAAAATATAGTTAAGCAAAATGGTCATAGAGGTGATTTTATTGAACTATATAATAAGACTTACAAAACTTGCTAAACATTACTGGAAATACTTAATTGTTGCGGGAATTAGTACTTTAGCAATAACAGGCCTTAATCTATTAGGACCCTGGCTTATAAGAATGCTTGTTGGCATTGTAACAAATATTGAAAAATATCCAAACGCTAAAAAGTATATATTAAATATTTCAGTAGTATTAGTATTATCTTACTTACTAAGAATTGTATTTCAGTTTCTTAGTAACTATTTAGCTCATTATGCAGCTTGGAATTTAGTTGCTGAAATGAGGGTTAAGGTTTATGATAAACTACAAGATTTATCCCTTAAATTTTTTCATGACAAACAAACAGGGCAGCTCATGTCAAGAGTAGTTAATGATACTGCAAATTTTGAGGCATTAATCGCTCACGCAATTCCAGAACTTTTTACTAATATTTTAATTCTATTAGGTGTTGCTATCATTCTATTTGCAATAAATCCAGTTTTAGCATCTTTTGCTCTTATTCCAATACCATTTTTGTTATTAAGTGGTACTTTATTTGCTAAAAAGATTTTACCAAACTTTCGAGAAGCACAAAGAGCTCTTGCTGACTTAAATGCTAATTTGCAGGATAATATTGCAGGAATTCGTGAAATTCAAGCATTTAATCAGCAACAAAAAGAGCACATAAGAATAAAAGAAAGCGTATACAAACATATTTCAGCTTTATTAGGTGCCTTAAAATTAAGTGCTGTTTTTCATCCGTCAGTTAGTTTTTTAAGTTCAATTGGCACAGTAATTGTAGTTTCATTAGGAGGGGTAATGGCACTGAAAGGTAAGTTGCCTGTCGAAGATATTGTAGGATTTATTCTTTATCTTAGTATGTTTTATCAACCCATAACAGCATTAAGCCAAGTATTAGAAAATATGCAGCAATCTTTAGCAGGTGCTGAAAGGGTTTTTGAGATATTAGACACAGAATCTGAAATTAAAGAATTACCTAATGCCATCAATCTCAATAATGTTAAAGGAAAAATATCATTTGAAAATGTTTATTTTTCATATAATCCAGAGGTTCCTGTATTAAATAATATTTCATTTAATATTGAGCCTGGACAAATGGTAGCTTTTGTTGGTCCAACTGGTGTTGGTAAAACAACAATTATGCATCTATTAAATAGGTTTTTTGATGTTAATAATGGTAAGGTTTTAATTGATGGTATCGAAATTAAAAATGTAACCCTTACATCTTTAAGAAATAATATTAGTATGGTTATGCAAGATGTTTTTCTTTTTAATGGTACCGTTGCTGAAAATATAGCATATGGGAATCCAAATGCTACAATGGAAGATATAATAAATGCTGCAAAAATTGCTTGTGCTCATGATTTTATTTCAAAAATGCCTGATGGATATAACACATATATTGGTGAAAGAGGTGTTAAATTATCAGGTGGGCAAAAACAAAGACTTGCAATTGCAAGAGCAGTCTTAAAAAATTCTCCTATTTTAATTTTAGATGAAGCTACTTCTTCAGTGGATACTGAAACCGAATATGAAATACAAAAAGCAATTAATAATTTAGCAGGAAGCCGTACAATTTTAATAATTGCTCATAGATTATCAACAGTTAAAAAAGCTGATAAGATTATTGTACTTAATGAAGGTGAAATAGTAGAAGTAGGTAATCATGAAGAACTATTAAAACAAAAAGGCTTATACTATCATCTTTGTCATACACAATTTGTTGAACAAAGTGAAATAAATTGCATTGTTAATAACTAAAATAAAAAGAGAGCATCTATTTAATATCAAAAATAGATCTCTCTTTTTTTCATTTGATAATTATTTAGCAATTCTAAACATTTATATTAAGTGTTTTAAATAGACCTCTCTTGTATCATTATCGAATAAAATTAGTGAATGTTTTTATTTCTTTTTCTGGTTCATTAATTTTAGTCTTACCATTTTCGACTAATTTCAAAAGCCATGCCATATTTTTGCCAAGCACTCTTAAGATTTGAATACCTTCTTCGTCTTTAAAAATTTCACCAGGTCTTGCACCATGAACAACATTCCAATAATTTGTAGTTGGAATTAACATTTCAGCATAGTTCAAATAATTATTTAGTTGATTGAAGGTAGTAACACCTCCAGAACGTCTTACTGTTACTAATGCTGCACCTACTTTGTGCCTGAAAAGATTTCCATTTGAAGATGAAACATAAAAAGCCCTATCTAAAAATGCTTTCATTGTTGCTGAATATGTACTGAATAGCAATCATATATACGATTGTCCCACATATTATGCTAATTAAATTATTTCTCTTCCAAATATGTAAAACTACTACTGTTATAATTCCTAATATCTCAGGAATCCCAAATGGAAAAGTAAATAAACTAACATTTCTTAAGCAATATATTATAAGCATAGCTATAACAGCAGGTGGTAAATAATTGCCTATATATACTATATATTTTGGTGTGGCCTTATCCTTTCCAAAGAAAATAAATGGAGCTACTCTTGTACCAAAGGTAACTGCTGCTATAACTAGTATTGCACTTAAGGTGTAAATATTGCTAGAATTCAATGTTTAGTCTCCTCCTCTCCTATATAGGTATCCCTATCTATTTGTTTCTTAAATATTATTAAAACTAATGTTATAAATATCATAGAAGGTAAAATCATGTTGTTTGAACCGAAAATTAATAGCGATATAATAGTGCAGGCAATACCAATTATTACCGGAATATGAGTTTTATATGTAAACCACTGTTCTATAAAAATAACAACAAATAAAGCTACCATAGCAAAATCAATTCCCTTTGTATTAAATGTGATCAATGAACCTGCAATAGAACCAATTAATGTTCCAATTATCCAATATATTTGATTCAAAAGTGCAATACAAAAGAAAAATAGATTACTATCAATTCCTTCAGGTACTTT contains:
- a CDS encoding ABC transporter ATP-binding protein, with protein sequence MNYIIRLTKLAKHYWKYLIVAGISTLAITGLNLLGPWLIRMLVGIVTNIEKYPNAKKYILNISVVLVLSYLLRIVFQFLSNYLAHYAAWNLVAEMRVKVYDKLQDLSLKFFHDKQTGQLMSRVVNDTANFEALIAHAIPELFTNILILLGVAIILFAINPVLASFALIPIPFLLLSGTLFAKKILPNFREAQRALADLNANLQDNIAGIREIQAFNQQQKEHIRIKESVYKHISALLGALKLSAVFHPSVSFLSSIGTVIVVSLGGVMALKGKLPVEDIVGFILYLSMFYQPITALSQVLENMQQSLAGAERVFEILDTESEIKELPNAINLNNVKGKISFENVYFSYNPEVPVLNNISFNIEPGQMVAFVGPTGVGKTTIMHLLNRFFDVNNGKVLIDGIEIKNVTLTSLRNNISMVMQDVFLFNGTVAENIAYGNPNATMEDIINAAKIACAHDFISKMPDGYNTYIGERGVKLSGGQKQRLAIARAVLKNSPILILDEATSSVDTETEYEIQKAINNLAGSRTILIIAHRLSTVKKADKIIVLNEGEIVEVGNHEELLKQKGLYYHLCHTQFVEQSEINCIVNN
- a CDS encoding DUF2892 domain-containing protein, whose protein sequence is MKNISNTDKVIRIIIGIILLSLLFILKGNIKFIGLIGLIPLITAFLGFCPLYKVLGISTLKKK
- a CDS encoding GerMN domain-containing protein; amino-acid sequence: MCQIVEIKNGELRVIYNQGEFYYRYNLLNNTYNDKYDVILKEPIKKGTTWYSKDRNKRYINAINKKINTPFKNIQGVEVITEGKDYKIYDYFVKNLGLVKTVFVANQSSIETTLEKIEKNALVTQIVKFYYPNINNNKIEYEEKMVSFQTNDSVPEKFLMYLRNPSQKSHFKIFDSKTKINKLILNDNIAILDISSEFINYLNSIKQKTLILQSLVNTFGNYYNVNKVKIIVNNNVIYENKISLMNH
- a CDS encoding AzlC family ABC transporter permease yields the protein MKKVIKAAFPVTIPVMLGYISVGIAFGLLFEKSGYNFLWAILMSLTVYAGSMQFIAINLLTSRLGLIQIALMTLFVNIRHVFYGLSFIDKFKVMGKKKNYMIFSLTDETYSLLCSSKVPEGIDSNLFFFCIALLNQIYWIIGTLIGSIAGSLITFNTKGIDFAMVALFVVIFIEQWFTYKTHIPVIIGIACTIISLLIFGSNNMILPSMIFITLVLIIFKKQIDRDTYIGEEETKH
- a CDS encoding branched-chain amino acid transporter permease — its product is MNSSNIYTLSAILVIAAVTFGTRVAPFIFFGKDKATPKYIVYIGNYLPPAVIAMLIIYCLRNVSLFTFPFGIPEILGIITVVVLHIWKRNNLISIICGTIVYMIAIQYIFSNNESIFR